A DNA window from Ipomoea triloba cultivar NCNSP0323 chromosome 10, ASM357664v1 contains the following coding sequences:
- the LOC116031752 gene encoding pentatricopeptide repeat-containing protein At4g01400, mitochondrial-like, with amino-acid sequence MRLVPLHLLNATIHAAKHQPKILASCALFSSTLHSCLETQDKHEGQRQTCQHIEKQKQEPSIWSAARIQKLIASQSDPLLSKEIFDLLSRQPNFKHSYAAFHTLIIKLGRARHFSLMQSVLYSLKSQQFSISPSLFSNIIQIYGDAGLPDKALKTFYTILEFNMKPRPKHLNQILEILVAHQYFIRPALDLFKSAHRYGVSPNTKSYNILMQVLCLNDDLSIAYSLFNQMFKRDVLPDVESYRIMMQGLCRKSQVNKAVDLLEDMLNKGFIPDTLSYTTLLNSLCRKKQLREAFKLLCRMKVKGCNPDIVHYNTVILGFCREGRALDACKVLEDMPANGCLPNLVSYRTLVGGFCSQGMYDEAKGYVQEMMSKGFSLHFSVVHVLVKGFCNLGKIEEACGVVEVLLKHQNIVHIDTWAEIIPKICEEDNAGKWGDILKEITKVEIKPDSRIVDVGAGLGEFLINKIKSRSSMI; translated from the coding sequence ATGCGCTTAGTTCCTCTTCATCTCTTAAATGCCACCATTCATGCCGCTAAGCACCAGCCAAAAATTTTAGCATCATGTGCCCTTTTCTCTTCAACCTTGCATAGTTGTCTAGAGACACAAGATAAACACGAAGGACAGCGACAAACATGCCAACATATAGAGAAACAGAAACAAGAGCCCTCAATTTGGTCTGCAGCTCGAATCCAGAAATTGATTGCTTCACAATCGGATCCACTACTGTCCAAAGAAATCTTTGATTTGTTATCTCGCCAGCCGAATTTCAAGCATTCTTATGCTGCATTCCACACCCTCATCATTAAACTTGGCCGTGCTCGCCACTTTTCACTCATGCAGTCCGTCCTATACTCTCTAAAGTCCCAACAGTTTTCCATTTCCCCATCGCTATTCTCAAACATCATCCAGATCTACGGTGATGCTGGACTTCCTGACAAAGCCCTCAAAACCTTTTACACAATCCTGGAGTTCAACATGAAACCTCGTCCTAAACATCTCAACCAAATTCTTGAAATCCTTGTTGCTCATCAATATTTTATTCGGCCTGCACTTGACCTCTTCAAATCTGCTCATCGGTATGGAGTCTCACCCAACACCAAATCTTATAACATCCTGATGCAAGTTTTATGTTTGAATGATGATTTAAGCATTGCCTACTCACTGTTTAATCAAATGTTTAAAAGAGATGTTTTGCCAGATGTGGAGTCATATAGAATCATGATGCAAGGGTTGTGTAGAAAGAGTCAAGTGAATAAAGCTGTTGATTTGCTGGAGGATATGCTTAATAAAGGGTTCATTCCAGATACTTTAAGCTACACCACTTTGTTAAATAGCTTGTGTAGGAAGAAGCAGCTTAGGGAGGCTTTTAAACTACTTTGTAGAATGAAGGTGAAAGGTTGCAATCCTGACATAGTTCATTACAATACTGTTATTTTAGGGTTCTGTAGGGAAGGGCGTGCACTTGATGCTTGTAAGGTACTTGAGGACATGCCCGCAAATGGATGCCTACCCAATTTGGTGTCTTATAGAACATTGGTTGGAGGCTTTTGCAGTCAAGGAATGTATGATGAGGCAAAAGGTTATGTGCAGGAGAtgatgtcaaaagggttttctCTACATTTTTCAGTTGTTCATGTATTAGTCAAGGGCTTTTGCAACCTTGGTAAGATTGAGGAAGCATGTGGAGTGGTGGAGGTGTTGTTGAAGCACCAGAACATTGTGCATATTGACACTTGGGCTGAAATTATACCTAAGATTTGTGAGGAGGACAATGCTGGGAAGTGGGgtgatattttaaaagaaattaccaAGGTAGAGATAAAGCCTGACTCAAGAATAGTGGATGTTGGTGCTGGTCTTGGTGAATTTTtgatcaataaaattaaaagcagATCAAGTATGATTTGA